Below is a genomic region from Vibrio cortegadensis.
CTTAAGGAGTATCAAGTTACGTGGCCAAGTGTCACGTTAGACTTCTCTTCTGGCTTTGGTTTTGAACCTTTACCAGCACTGCTCGCGGGAGAGCTTGATTTGGTGATCACATCAGATATCCAACCACGATCTGAAGTGCACTATGAGCCACTGTTTGATTTCGAAATGCGTTTGATTACTTCTACCCACTCCCCGCTCGCCCATAAAGAGATCATCGAGCCCAAAGATCTCATCAATGAAACGATGCTGTCTTATCCCGTTCAAAAACAGCGCTTAGATGTCGTTAAACATTTTCTGAGCCCCGCAGGTGTTGAGCCCGCAAAATGGAAGCAAGCAGATAATACGTTGATGCTAGTACAGATGGTATCCGCAGGGCTTGGCGTCGCAGCATTACCCAACTGGGCTATCAGTGAATTCTCTCGACAAGGTTTAATTACCAGCAAACCTTTAGGGGAAGGGTTATGGAGACGTTTATTCGCGGCAACAAGAAATGCAGAAAAAGATAAACATTACCTTCAAGCTTTTTTTAATACCGCTCGCCAGCAATGCAAAAGCCATCTTGATGGGATCAAGATGGCATAACACAAACCTAGTCAATAACAAGGCTACCTACATAACGTTTGCCATTAGAAAGTTTGCTAATAGAACGTTTACAAATAGATAGCTTGCCAATAAATAGTCTGCCAATAGAGAAAGGACTCTATCGGCATCACTGGCTTCAATTTGAAAAGCAAGCACTTTGAAAGCAAGCAGTTAATGAAGCGAATGAATCACGTTCTATTCACTAGTAGGACTTAAACTGATTGGTCAATGGATCATATTGATAGCCCAAACCATCAAGTTTGCCGACGACATTCTGTTCATCCATTTCATACATACTCACTAACTCTTCAAAGCTATCACACTCTAAACGCAGTTTTTCATTCACAATACCTAATAGAATACTGCTGTCTAGGCTTCCCACACTGCTCAATTCCATGATCACGCTCCTAGTGGATTTAGATACTTTAAGCGTAGACCGAATTTTAAGGTCAGAATGTGACTTTTTGCGAAATATGATGAAAAATTCGCAATTATCTCAAACGATAAAAAAGGCCTGTAAACCAATGGTTGCAGCCAACAACGTAAGGTTTGCAAGAGTCAGTTGTAACTTATTCGGAGACTGAGACAAAAATAGATGCCAGCACCAAATAACAATACCGATGATAAGTAGAGCAAAGCTTATTAATAAGCCTTGTGTCGCCAAAGCCAGTGACTCTTCATTGAGACTGTATGCGTGCAACAAGGTCGCCAGCACTACCAGCATACCGCTCAATACGCCAGCGACAGGTAAAATACGATGAAATGCGTCCAATCGAGAGCGAGCAATCAACAGTAACAACTGACCGAAGATCGCCCCTAATGTTCCAATATAGGCAAAATTCACAATCGATGCTGCGATTGATGGCTGCTCACTGATAACAATGCCAACGTAAGCGAGTGCAAGTCCGTTCGCTAGATAGAGCAACCATAACGGCCCTTTATCGCGGGTTTTATTGGTCTGAACCTTAGAGAAAAAATAGAATATCGCAAACACGACTAAGAAAGCTTCAATCTTAATCGAAGCTACTGCGAGCCAAAGTACACCGATCGCAGGCAGCATTTTATGCACTCTTCCTCGCTGACCTGGGCATATATCGCCTTTGACCAAAACTAGGGTTAACACTAGCTGTGCACCTAACAACATAGGCGCGAATGACATTAGAATAGACTCAACCATCTCAATTGCTTCGTAATTTGATTTTATAGGGGGCGGATCATATCAGAGTAAAAGGGTGAGTTCCTAATGGTTCTATTTCATCCATGTTCAATAACAGCGAAAAGCCCGGCAATTGACTAATATCTCACCCATATCAACACATTTACCGTTATTTAATAGTCACAAGCTGTTTTAAAGTGTGCGAATTCCACCCTCCAAATAAGAATGAGATTCACTACCTCATTAGCATTAGTCAAAGATAGAAAACACCCAGAAAATCAAGGGGGATGTTCCACTAGCTACTCACATCACATATCGCTATAATTCCCGCCTCAAAGATCAGAGGTCAAAATATGTACAGCGATATCACTCCTATTCATCAATACAAAAAATACTGGGCCGAGTGCTACGGAACCGCACCCTTTTTGCCTACCAGTAGAAAGGAGATGGATGCTCTAGGTTGGGATAGCTGCGACATTATCATTGTCACAGGTGATGCTTATGTCGACCACCCAAGCTTCGGAATGGCTATCATCGGACGCCTTTTAGAAGCGCAAGGGTTCCGTGTTGGTATTATTGCTCAACCTAAATGGGACAATAAAGACGCGTTCATGAAGCTAGGTAAGCCAAATCTATTTTTTGGTATTACTGCGGGTAACATGGACTCGATGATCAACCGCTATACATCTGATCGTAAACTTCGCCATGATGATGCCTACACGCCAAATAATGAAGGCGGTAAGCGTCCAGATCGTGCCACTTTGGTCTATTCACAGCGTTGTCGCGAAGCTTATAAAGAAGCGCCTATCGTTCTCGGTGGTATTGAAGCGAGTTTGCGCCGTATCGCACACTACGATTACTGGTCTGATAAAGTTCGTCGCTCAGTGCTGTTTGATGCAAAAGCAGACATACTTCTTTTTGGTAACGCTGAACGTGCCCTCGTCGATATTGCTCACCGCTTAGCAAATGGCGAATCCATCGCGGATATGACCAATATTCGTGGTACGGCTGTTAATTTACCAGCGGAGCCGGAAGGTTTTAAAATCATTGACTCTTCTCGTATAGAAAAGCCGGGGAAAACCGCTTATGTTCCGGTTAACCCATACGAAGTTGAAACCCAGTGTGAAACAAATAAAGACGCTCAATCGGCACAAGATAAGCCTGTTGAAGTTGAAGCAAAACCGATTTATATAAGCCCTTCGCGCCACGATTCTAAAAATACAGCAATACGTTTACCTCCTTTCGAAAAGCTGAACAATGACCGAATTCTATATGCTCACGCTAGCCGTATTATGCACTTAGAAACGAATCCGCATTCTGGCCGAGCACTGATCCAACGCCACGCCAATCGCGAATTGTGGGTTAACCAAGCCCCTATTCCTCTGACCACTGAAGAGATGGATTATGTGTTTGGGCTATTCTTCGCTCGAGTTCCGCACCCTATGTATCGCGGAGCTAAAATTCCAGCTTATGAGATGATCAAAACATCGATCAATATCATGCGTGGATGTTTTGGTGGCTGTTCATTCTGTTCAATTACTGAGCATGAAGGACGCATTATTCAAAACCGCTCGCAAGAGTCGATCATCAATGAGATGGAAGAGATCAGAGATAAAGTTCCAGGTTTCACAGGCACAATCTCGGATTTAGGTGGCCCTACCGCAAACATGTACCGTTTAGGCTGTTCAATACCTAAAGCAGAAGCGACTTGTCGCCGTCCTTCATGTGTCTTCCCTGTGATTTGTAATAAGCTCAATACCGATCATAAGCACACTATCGATCTTTATCGTGAAGCTCGTAAAGTGAAAGGCATAAAGCGAATCATGATTGCATCTGGCGTTCGCTATGACCTTGCGATTCAATCGCCGGAATACGTGCGTGAACTGGTGACTCATCACGTTGGTGGCTATCTGAAAATTGCCCCTGAGCATACAGAGAAAGGGCCATTGGATCTGATGATGAAACCGGGCATGGGAAGCTATGACCGTTTCAAAGAGATGTTTGAGAAGTACAGTAAAGAAGCAGGTAAGAAGCAGTACCTGATTCCATACTTTATTTCGGCTCACCCAGGAACAGAAGATGAAGACATGCTTCATCTAGCTCAGTGGTTGAAGAAAAATAATTTTGAGTGTGACCAAGTACAAAACTTTTACCCATCACCGATGTGTAACGCAACGTCAATGTACTACTCAGAAACCAACCCACTGAAACGAGTGAAATATAAAAAACGCGAAGACGTCCCTGTACCTAAAGGGGAACGTCATCGTCGATTACACAAGGCTCTATTGCGCTACCATGATCCAGCAAACTGGCCGATCATTCGTGAAGCTCTGATTGAGATGGGGCAAAAACACTTAATTGGTGACAAGCCTCACTGTTTAGTGCCTGCTGAAGACTTAGAAACACAGACTCCAGCACAACGCCGTAAAACAGGGCGACATGGTGCAAACCGCTTTGCGACTAAACACTCAAAAGGTCAACCAGGATTGGGTGGTGAAAAAGAGCGTAAATCGCCAAATGGTCATTCGAAAAACAACCATTCACCAAGTAAGAATGGTAACGGTAAACCGACAGGTCAGCGTAACTCGGCAAATAATCAACAAGGTGAAAATCCAAGCCGAAGCAAACAACGCCCTCAAGGTTCTAACCAAGCGAAAGCGAATGGAAACCCCCAAGGTGGAAATGCAAAACCGAAAGGAAATCGTAAGCCTAAACATCGTTAATGGTGCAAGCGGGCTCACTTCAGGTCTATAAATAATAAAAAGCGCAGAGAGATCTGCGCTTTTCTGTATCCGTAACATTAAATAACTTAACGTTAAATTGCTAACACGAACTTGAAGCCTTGAACACCCATCGAGAACTCAATAAAAAGTTACTTATCATTCCCGCCAGTACACCTAATACTAAGGCGATATAGACATACCATCCATCGGGTCCAATCCACTCCAGGCTCAATTTAAACACCACAAAGTTAGGCACCGCAGAAATAGATGCCGCTAGGATAAATTTTTTCCATTGCTGCAAACGAGGAGCGTCTTCAACGTCACTAAATGTATAGATTCGATTTCCTAGCCAAGTCGTTGTAGCGGCACCAATGAAAGCTATCGTTCGAATCAGCATCAGATCCCAATGAAAGAATATATTCAACGTCGCAAAGATGGTGGCATCGACTATGAAGCCGATGCCTCCCACTACAGAAAACTTAATCAGTCGTTGTATCATTTTCAATCTTCATGCAGGTAAAAAGTGAACGCTTAGATACCGCGGTAAATTCCATTCTACAATTCAGCGACAAATCCTTAATAAGCGTTTCAACAGGCTCCATCTTTCCAATGAGGTAAAAACGATCTAAGTTAAAGATCTGCTGATTCGAGGTAAATCGTTTAGCCTGCCCTCGACTATAAAACTGGCCAGAGAATGGTCGTTTACCTACATAAAAAGCAGGCGCACTGTCTTGGATTTGTTCAAAGATAACGCGATCACTTCTGCGCTCAGCTTTACCGAGATTAAGCATCAATAGTGCAATCATCAGTACTACAGGTAAAATACATGCGACTCCTGAAAACCACTTCAAATCTTTCTCTTTTATCAGCATAGCAATCATGAGACCAAGAGCGGGTATTCCTGGTAACACGTATGCTGGAAGAATATTTCCTGCGGCAGTAAAGAGTACTAATGGAGAGATCAACCAACATAATAAAAAACTAAACAGCCCATGGTGAGTGGTACCGACTTCTTTAATCATGGCTCGTCTTCGCCAAGCTAAAAACGGTAGAACAATAGACCAAGGAGCCGCTGCTTGTAGCCAGAAGACCCAAATCATCCCCTTCACTTCATCATGAGCAGAGCCGTATAGATCGCCCTCCCATCCACTGACGACGAAACGTTTAAAATGCTCCCCGACAATGAAGTAATCAATAAAACCGGGTGTTTTCAGTTCCGCTAAAATGTACCAAGGTAAAGCCACACACAGCATCGCAACTGAACCAAAGACAATTGGGAAACGACGCCAAAGCTCATGAAATCCATTCAGAAAACCATGTTGAAGTATAAGCCAAGGTAAAACTGCAATACCCATAATAACGATCGCTACGGGTCCTTTCGCCAGTAGTCCCATGGCCAGCCCTAAAAACCCAATTATTCCCCATGCAAATCCCGATTTTGTTGCTTTATTGTCGAGCCAGCAAAAGTAAAAACCGACCATGGCAATCGTCATCGCTAAGGTTAGTGCCATATCCGTCATAACGGCACCAGCCGCAATCGAGAAGATACCGCAAGTAGCAAGCACAATACCGGAAACTAACCCACTCACACCCACTCTTCTCGCCATGTAAGCAATCAGAAGAATAGTGGCCACTCCAGTCAACCAATGCGGTGCTCTTACTGCAAATTCATTCAGTCCAAAAATTTGAATGCCGTAAGCGCTCATCCACGTAAACAGCGGTGGTTTACCCCAAAAAGGAATCCCGTAATCAAATTGTGGCGTCAACCAATTGCCAGTTTCGACCATCAACCTTGCCATTTCACCGTAACGAGCTTCGGTCGTATCCATTAATGGGTAAGCGGCTAATGAAAGTAATCTGAGTAAAAGTGCAAAGCCAAGTAAAATCCAGAGGTGATTACGCTTAATGTCAACGTTCAGTTTCATGCCATCGCCTTTAAAAAAGTGGTATGTTGTTTCGCTGGCTGTTCTGAAATTGATTGAACGAGATACAACGGCCTTGCTTTCGTTTCAATAAATATTCGACCTATGTACTCACCGAGTAACCCAATACTCAATAGTTGAATCCCACCAAGGCCAAGCATCACAACCATCATGGATGGGTAACCACTTACGGCTTCACCATACATGACTGTTTTCGTAACAATAATTGAACCGTATACAAAAGCAGTGCACGCAATCAGCGCACCAAGAACGGTCGCTATGCGTAATGGGCGGATTGAGAACGAAGTAATGCCATCCATCGCTAACCCAAACAGCTTTAAATAATTCCATTTTGTTTCACCACAAAAGCGAGCATCACGTTCAAATTGCAGCGTAGATTGTTTAAAACCAGGCCATGAAAAAATGCCTTTCATATAGCGATTGCGCTCTGGTAAACGATTGATATGATCAACCACTTCACGGCTTAGTAAGCGAAAATCCCCGACATTTTCGGGCACTTTCAACTGAGCCATTGAGTTTAATACTCGATAGAATGACGCAGCGGAAAAACGTTTAAACCAAGATTCCCCATGTCGATGACTGCGCTGCATATTGACCACATCAAAGCCTTTGCGCCACTCTTCCAGCATAGAAGGAATTAACTCTGGTGGATCTTGCAGATCGGCATCAATGAGAATGACAGCAAGCCCTCGACAGTGCTCCAATCCAGCAGACATCGCCGCTTCTTTACCAAAGTTTCGACTCAGCCCTAAACTAATCACGTCGC
It encodes:
- a CDS encoding YgiQ family radical SAM protein; its protein translation is MYSDITPIHQYKKYWAECYGTAPFLPTSRKEMDALGWDSCDIIIVTGDAYVDHPSFGMAIIGRLLEAQGFRVGIIAQPKWDNKDAFMKLGKPNLFFGITAGNMDSMINRYTSDRKLRHDDAYTPNNEGGKRPDRATLVYSQRCREAYKEAPIVLGGIEASLRRIAHYDYWSDKVRRSVLFDAKADILLFGNAERALVDIAHRLANGESIADMTNIRGTAVNLPAEPEGFKIIDSSRIEKPGKTAYVPVNPYEVETQCETNKDAQSAQDKPVEVEAKPIYISPSRHDSKNTAIRLPPFEKLNNDRILYAHASRIMHLETNPHSGRALIQRHANRELWVNQAPIPLTTEEMDYVFGLFFARVPHPMYRGAKIPAYEMIKTSINIMRGCFGGCSFCSITEHEGRIIQNRSQESIINEMEEIRDKVPGFTGTISDLGGPTANMYRLGCSIPKAEATCRRPSCVFPVICNKLNTDHKHTIDLYREARKVKGIKRIMIASGVRYDLAIQSPEYVRELVTHHVGGYLKIAPEHTEKGPLDLMMKPGMGSYDRFKEMFEKYSKEAGKKQYLIPYFISAHPGTEDEDMLHLAQWLKKNNFECDQVQNFYPSPMCNATSMYYSETNPLKRVKYKKREDVPVPKGERHRRLHKALLRYHDPANWPIIREALIEMGQKHLIGDKPHCLVPAEDLETQTPAQRRKTGRHGANRFATKHSKGQPGLGGEKERKSPNGHSKNNHSPSKNGNGKPTGQRNSANNQQGENPSRSKQRPQGSNQAKANGNPQGGNAKPKGNRKPKHR
- a CDS encoding DUF4250 domain-containing protein, yielding MELSSVGSLDSSILLGIVNEKLRLECDSFEELVSMYEMDEQNVVGKLDGLGYQYDPLTNQFKSY
- a CDS encoding LysR substrate-binding domain-containing protein is translated as MIELKHLRTLVTLRDTGSLTATATSLHLTQSALSHQLKDLEARLGGQLFLRKTRPVKFTSEGDILLKLADDIMPRMAKAENELASLKEDVNGRLHMAIECHSCFQWLMPALKEYQVTWPSVTLDFSSGFGFEPLPALLAGELDLVITSDIQPRSEVHYEPLFDFEMRLITSTHSPLAHKEIIEPKDLINETMLSYPVQKQRLDVVKHFLSPAGVEPAKWKQADNTLMLVQMVSAGLGVAALPNWAISEFSRQGLITSKPLGEGLWRRLFAATRNAEKDKHYLQAFFNTARQQCKSHLDGIKMA
- a CDS encoding GtrA family protein translates to MIQRLIKFSVVGGIGFIVDATIFATLNIFFHWDLMLIRTIAFIGAATTTWLGNRIYTFSDVEDAPRLQQWKKFILAASISAVPNFVVFKLSLEWIGPDGWYVYIALVLGVLAGMISNFLLSSRWVFKASSSC
- a CDS encoding glycosyltransferase family 2 protein translates to MNTLHKNYFEKPVVLSVIVPYFNEQEVLPECHSRLTAVLDALDDRCEIIYIDDGSSDNSKALVESFPVSGCDVISLGLSRNFGKEAAMSAGLEHCRGLAVILIDADLQDPPELIPSMLEEWRKGFDVVNMQRSHRHGESWFKRFSAASFYRVLNSMAQLKVPENVGDFRLLSREVVDHINRLPERNRYMKGIFSWPGFKQSTLQFERDARFCGETKWNYLKLFGLAMDGITSFSIRPLRIATVLGALIACTAFVYGSIIVTKTVMYGEAVSGYPSMMVVMLGLGGIQLLSIGLLGEYIGRIFIETKARPLYLVQSISEQPAKQHTTFLKAMA
- a CDS encoding ArnT family glycosyltransferase, producing MKLNVDIKRNHLWILLGFALLLRLLSLAAYPLMDTTEARYGEMARLMVETGNWLTPQFDYGIPFWGKPPLFTWMSAYGIQIFGLNEFAVRAPHWLTGVATILLIAYMARRVGVSGLVSGIVLATCGIFSIAAGAVMTDMALTLAMTIAMVGFYFCWLDNKATKSGFAWGIIGFLGLAMGLLAKGPVAIVIMGIAVLPWLILQHGFLNGFHELWRRFPIVFGSVAMLCVALPWYILAELKTPGFIDYFIVGEHFKRFVVSGWEGDLYGSAHDEVKGMIWVFWLQAAAPWSIVLPFLAWRRRAMIKEVGTTHHGLFSFLLCWLISPLVLFTAAGNILPAYVLPGIPALGLMIAMLIKEKDLKWFSGVACILPVVLMIALLMLNLGKAERRSDRVIFEQIQDSAPAFYVGKRPFSGQFYSRGQAKRFTSNQQIFNLDRFYLIGKMEPVETLIKDLSLNCRMEFTAVSKRSLFTCMKIENDTTTD